From a single Chiloscyllium punctatum isolate Juve2018m chromosome 31, sChiPun1.3, whole genome shotgun sequence genomic region:
- the LOC140457205 gene encoding uncharacterized protein → MEKPWKCESCGKRFRYPSRLEYHRRSHIGVGTGQKPWKCEDCGKGFDYPCLLETHRRSHTGDRPFICSMCGKGFAKSASLMLHQRIHTEERPFKCSYCGKRFRQSSTLTAHQRIHTGEKPFTCSVCGKRFAQSSSLQSHQQIHTGKRLFNGTSHRKRLKPSADLISHQHEDPAQRPFTCSMCGKGFTQSASLMLHQRIHTEEMPFSCSHCGKRFRSSSNLNAHQRVHTGEKPFICSECGMGFTQSANLAVHQRIHTEEKPFNCTHCGRNFRQSSTLTAHLRTHTGERPFTCSECGKGFTQSASLMLHQRIHNGEMLFSCSYCGKGFRQSSDLTAHQRVHTGEKPFICPDCGKGFTHSSGLWSHKRVHTGEKQFNCIACGKRFRSASDLNVHKRVHTGERPFICSTCGKGFTRSSNLLTHQRIHKRQKSLTSVVNHIQV, encoded by the coding sequence ATGGAGAAACCTTGGAAATGTGAAAGCTGTGGGAAGagattcagatacccatccaggttGGAATATCATCGACGCAGTCACATTGGGGTTGGCACTGGACAGAAACCATGGAAATGTGAGGACTGTGGCAAAGGATTTGATTATCCATGCCTGCTGGAAACCCATCGACGCAGTCACactggagacaggccattcatctgctctatgtGTGGAAAGGGGTTTGCCAAGTCAGCCAGCCTCATGTTACATCAGCGAattcacactgaggagagaccATTCAAGTGCAGTTATTGTGGGAAAAGGTTCAGACAGTCATCCACCCTCACTGCACACCAGCgaattcacactggggagaagccgtTTACCTGCTCAGTATGTGGGAAGAGGTTTGCTCAGTCATCCAGCCTCCAGTCACATCAGCAAATTCACACTGGGAAGAGGCTATTCAATGGCACTTCCCACAGAAAGAGGTTGAAGCCTTCAGCTGACCTGATTTCACATCAGCATGAAGATCCTGCACAAAGGCCATTCACCTGTTccatgtgtgggaagggatttactcagtCAGCCAGCCTCATGTTACATCAGAGAATTCACACTGAGGAGATGCCATTCAGTTGCAGTCACTGTGGGAAGAGGTTCAGGTCTTCATCCAACCTCAATGCACACCAGagagttcacactggggagaagccattcatctgctctgaGTGTGGGATGGGATTCACACAGTCAGCAAACCTGGCTGTACACCAGCGAATTCACACTGAGGAGAAGCCATTCAATTGCACTCACTGTGGAAGGAATTTCAGGCAATCATCTACCCTCACCGCACACTTGCGCACTCACACTGgagagagaccattcacctgttcagaatgtgggaagggattcacccaGTCAGCCAGTCTCATGTTACATCAGCGAATTCATAATGGAGAGATGCTGTTTAGCTGCTCTTACTGTGGAAAGGGTTTCAGGCAGTCTTCTGACCTCACTGCACACCAGAgagttcacactggagagaagccaTTCATCTGCCCtgattgtgggaaaggattcactcattCATCTGGCCTTTGGTCACATAagcgagttcacactggggagaagcaaTTCAACTGCATTGCCTGTGGAAAGAGGTTCAGGTCTGCTTCTGACCTCAATGTACACAAGCgagttcacaccggggagaggccattcatctgctccacttgtgggaagggattcacacGGTCATCCAATCTGTTGACACATCAGCGAATTCATAAGCGTCAGAAGAGTTTGACTTCTGTTGTTAATCACATTCAGGTTTGA